A stretch of the Terriglobales bacterium genome encodes the following:
- a CDS encoding YdcF family protein translates to MGRRKSILLKVAMLAGAGILLYFILLGFRIVHASRGDALRKTDAIVVLGAAEYAGRPSPVYKARLDHAYDLFQQGLAPVVITTGGAGLDPIYTEGGVGRDYLSKQGVPDVNLIAETQGNDTAESAVRVGTILHKNHMRTVLVVSDAYHIFRIKRLMANEGVEAFGAPRPGSLPKSAWGRFSGVCREVVSYFAWKLGIT, encoded by the coding sequence TTGGGTCGCCGGAAATCCATCCTGTTGAAAGTGGCAATGCTCGCGGGCGCGGGCATTCTTCTGTACTTCATTCTTCTTGGGTTTCGCATCGTGCACGCCTCGCGCGGCGATGCCCTGCGCAAGACCGATGCGATCGTCGTTTTGGGTGCTGCAGAATATGCGGGGCGACCCTCTCCTGTCTATAAAGCGCGGCTTGACCACGCCTATGATCTCTTCCAGCAAGGACTTGCTCCCGTGGTGATTACAACCGGCGGTGCTGGACTTGATCCCATTTATACGGAAGGCGGGGTCGGGCGTGATTATCTGAGCAAGCAAGGCGTGCCAGACGTAAACCTGATTGCCGAAACTCAGGGTAACGATACCGCGGAATCGGCAGTGCGTGTCGGGACGATCCTTCACAAGAATCATATGCGTACGGTGCTCGTCGTCAGCGACGCGTACCACATATTTCGTATCAAGCGGCTTATGGCCAATGAAGGTGTGGAAGCTTTCGGCGCTCCTCGCCCGGGCTCACTGCCGAAGTCGGCATGGGGGCGTTTCAGCGGCGTGTGCAGGGAAGTGGTAAGTTACTTCGCCTGGAAGCTGGGCATTACGTAA